One window of Bacteroides sp. AN502(2024) genomic DNA carries:
- a CDS encoding HAD family hydrolase — MNTTKTIAALFDFDGVIMDTETQYTVFWDEQGRKYLNEENFGHRIKGQTLSQIYEKYFSDKPEAQTEITAELNVYEKKMSYEYIPGVEAFIADLRRNGAKIAVVTSSNEEKMANVYNAHPEFKGMVDRILTGEMFAHSKPAPDCFLLGMEIAEATPENTYVFEDSFHGLQAGMTSGATVIGLATTNSREAITGKAHYIIGDFTEMTYDKLLTLHR; from the coding sequence ATGAATACAACGAAAACAATTGCGGCACTTTTCGACTTTGACGGTGTCATTATGGATACAGAAACTCAGTATACCGTTTTCTGGGACGAGCAAGGAAGGAAATATCTGAATGAAGAAAATTTCGGACACCGGATCAAAGGACAGACACTGTCACAAATCTATGAAAAGTATTTTTCGGATAAACCTGAAGCACAGACCGAAATAACCGCTGAACTTAATGTTTATGAGAAAAAGATGTCCTACGAATATATCCCTGGAGTGGAAGCCTTTATCGCTGATCTTCGCCGGAACGGTGCAAAGATAGCCGTAGTCACCAGCTCTAATGAAGAGAAGATGGCAAACGTCTACAATGCCCATCCTGAATTTAAAGGAATGGTAGACCGTATTCTGACCGGAGAAATGTTTGCTCATTCAAAACCTGCTCCCGACTGTTTTCTTCTGGGTATGGAAATAGCTGAAGCGACTCCTGAAAACACTTATGTCTTTGAAGATTCTTTCCACGGTCTGCAAGCCGGTATGACATCCGGGGCAACTGTGATTGGACTTGCCACTACTAACTCCCGTGAAGCTATCACCGGAAAAGCACATTATATTATAGGTGACTTTACCGAAATGACATACGACAAGCTCCTGACCTTACATCGTTAA
- a CDS encoding MATE family efflux transporter → MSKNDPHILGKEVIGKLLLQYSIPAIIGMTITSIYNIIDSIFIGHGVGPMAIAGLAISFPLMNLVVAFGTLVSAGGSTLVSIRLGQKDMKGATEILSHTLMLCIINSFFFGILSFIFLDDILVFFGASNETLPYARSFMQVILLGTPIAYTMIGLNNVMRATGYPKKAMLTSMVTVVANMILAPIFIFHFGWGMRGAAMATVISQLIGMVWVVSHFVKKDSTVHFEGNIWKVKRRIIESIFAIGMSPFLMNICACAIVIVINNSLQNYGGDMAIGAYGIINRLLTLYVMIVLGLTMGMQPIVGYNFGAHKIDRVKQTLRLGVISGVVITSSGFVICEFFPHAVSALFTDSDELIDLAVGGIRLAVLMFPFVGAQIVIGNFFQSIGKAKVSIFLSLTRQLLYLLPCLLLFPNWWGLKGVWISMPVSDALAFITAVFSLMIYIKKVSNQHIIVAE, encoded by the coding sequence ATGAGCAAGAACGACCCGCACATCTTAGGTAAAGAAGTTATCGGCAAATTGCTGTTACAATATTCCATTCCGGCGATTATCGGAATGACAATTACTTCCATTTATAATATTATTGACAGTATCTTCATCGGGCATGGCGTAGGTCCGATGGCCATTGCCGGACTGGCAATCAGTTTTCCACTGATGAATCTTGTGGTCGCTTTCGGCACATTGGTATCAGCGGGTGGTTCTACCCTTGTTTCTATCCGTCTGGGACAAAAAGATATGAAAGGAGCTACGGAAATCTTGTCACACACATTAATGCTCTGTATCATCAATTCGTTCTTCTTTGGCATATTGTCTTTTATCTTTCTGGATGATATCTTGGTTTTCTTCGGAGCCAGTAACGAGACGCTCCCTTATGCACGAAGCTTTATGCAGGTAATCTTGCTGGGTACTCCTATCGCTTACACGATGATCGGACTAAACAACGTAATGCGTGCTACCGGATATCCGAAGAAGGCTATGCTTACCTCGATGGTAACGGTGGTGGCCAACATGATCCTCGCTCCTATCTTTATCTTCCATTTCGGATGGGGAATGAGGGGGGCTGCCATGGCAACGGTGATTTCGCAGTTGATCGGTATGGTGTGGGTAGTGAGTCATTTCGTCAAAAAAGATAGTACGGTACATTTTGAAGGGAATATCTGGAAGGTGAAACGGAGGATTATAGAGAGTATCTTCGCCATCGGTATGTCTCCATTCCTGATGAATATCTGTGCTTGCGCTATCGTTATCGTTATCAATAACAGCCTGCAAAACTACGGAGGTGATATGGCAATTGGTGCTTATGGTATTATCAACCGGTTGCTGACGCTTTATGTAATGATTGTGTTAGGCCTGACTATGGGTATGCAGCCAATCGTCGGTTACAACTTCGGAGCACATAAGATAGACCGCGTGAAACAAACGCTGCGATTGGGGGTTATCTCCGGTGTAGTGATTACCAGCAGCGGATTCGTAATTTGCGAATTCTTCCCTCATGCAGTATCAGCTCTTTTCACCGACAGTGATGAATTGATTGATCTGGCCGTAGGCGGCATCCGGTTGGCTGTATTGATGTTCCCGTTTGTTGGCGCACAGATTGTAATCGGTAACTTCTTCCAAAGCATCGGCAAAGCAAAAGTAAGTATTTTCCTTTCACTGACACGACAATTACTTTACCTTTTGCCCTGCTTATTACTCTTCCCCAATTGGTGGGGATTGAAAGGTGTCTGGATCAGTATGCCGGTATCGGATGCACTGGCGTTTATTACAGCAGTCTTCAGCTTGATGATCTACATTAAGAAAGTATCCAACCAACATATAATAGTAGCAGAATAA
- a CDS encoding metallophosphoesterase: MMRKSLHALLSCFLLSGCDMIDYHPYDVRISGETEVNAHNIERIESNCKDKTTIRFATMGDSQRWYDETEDFVKAINKRNDIDFVIHGGDMSDFGLTKEFLWQRDIMNGLKIPYVVLIGNHDCLGTGEKTYEAVFGPTNFSFIAGNVKFICLNTNALEYDYSEPVPDFTFMEQELTDRQDEFDKTVISMHACPYTDVFNNNVIKVFQYYVKQYPGILFCTAAHTHHFRDDVIFDDGIHYVTSDCMDLRTYLVFTITPEKYEYELVKY; encoded by the coding sequence ATGATGAGAAAAAGTTTACATGCACTCTTGTCGTGCTTTTTACTTTCGGGATGTGATATGATAGATTACCATCCATACGATGTCCGTATCAGCGGTGAAACAGAAGTCAATGCACATAATATTGAAAGAATAGAGTCGAACTGCAAGGATAAGACCACCATACGCTTTGCGACAATGGGCGACTCACAACGCTGGTACGATGAAACAGAGGACTTTGTAAAAGCGATCAATAAAAGAAATGACATCGACTTCGTTATTCACGGAGGAGATATGAGTGATTTCGGGCTAACCAAGGAATTCCTTTGGCAAAGAGATATCATGAACGGACTCAAAATTCCATATGTGGTCCTTATCGGAAATCACGACTGCCTGGGTACCGGAGAAAAAACATACGAGGCCGTATTCGGTCCTACCAACTTTTCTTTCATCGCAGGTAATGTGAAATTTATCTGCCTGAACACTAATGCACTGGAGTATGACTACTCCGAGCCTGTACCGGACTTTACCTTTATGGAACAGGAACTTACGGACCGGCAGGATGAATTCGATAAAACGGTCATTAGTATGCATGCCTGCCCTTACACGGATGTATTCAATAATAATGTGATTAAAGTATTCCAGTATTATGTCAAACAATACCCGGGAATACTGTTTTGCACAGCCGCCCACACGCATCACTTTCGGGATGACGTGATTTTTGATGATGGGATACATTATGTTACCAGTGATTGTATGGATCTCCGTACTTACCTGGTATTTACAATAACTCCGGAAAAATATGAATATGAACTGGTTAAATACTAA
- a CDS encoding Crp/Fnr family transcriptional regulator has protein sequence MIPTLVNNPLFRGITPVRLSADLEEISFHTRSYKKGEILAQQGTVCNRLVILTKGSVRGEMIDYSGRLIKVEDIAAPRAIAPLFLFGKENRYPVEVTANEATEVIELPKSSVLSLFRKNEQFLENYMNLSANYARTLSDKLFFMSFKTIRQKLASYLLRLYKQQQQAHITLDRSQQELSDYFGVSRPSLARELAHMQEDGLLIADRKHITILQKEALVRLIQ, from the coding sequence ATGATACCGACACTCGTCAACAATCCCCTATTTCGGGGAATCACTCCGGTAAGACTTTCCGCCGATCTGGAAGAGATTAGTTTTCATACACGTTCTTATAAGAAAGGGGAAATCCTGGCTCAACAGGGAACAGTGTGCAACCGCCTTGTCATCCTGACTAAAGGAAGCGTGCGTGGAGAGATGATCGATTATTCGGGGCGTCTTATCAAAGTGGAGGACATCGCTGCTCCAAGAGCAATTGCCCCTCTGTTCTTGTTCGGTAAGGAGAACCGTTATCCGGTAGAAGTGACTGCTAATGAAGCGACAGAGGTTATCGAACTTCCTAAATCCAGTGTATTGAGTTTATTCCGCAAAAACGAGCAGTTTTTGGAAAACTATATGAATCTTTCTGCTAATTATGCACGGACCTTATCGGATAAGCTTTTCTTCATGTCATTTAAGACGATTCGTCAGAAACTTGCTTCGTATTTGCTCCGACTATATAAACAGCAGCAACAGGCGCATATTACCCTCGACCGTTCACAACAGGAATTGAGTGATTACTTCGGGGTGTCCCGTCCTTCCCTCGCCCGTGAACTGGCGCATATGCAGGAAGACGGATTATTGATAGCCGATCGTAAGCATATCACTATCTTACAGAAAGAAGCACTGGTCCGGCTTATCCAATAA
- the hcp gene encoding hydroxylamine reductase, translating to MSMFCYQCQETAMGIGCTLKGVCGKTSEVANLQDLLLFVVRGIAVYNEHLRKDGHPSGQADKFIYDALFITITNANFDKSAITEKIKEGLKLKKELANKIKIENAPDECLWNGSEEEFEEKSKTVGVLRTPNEDIRSLKELVHYGLKGMAAYVEHAHNLGYESPEIFTFMQHALSELTRNDITVEELVQLTLETGKHGVSAMAQLDKANTNSYGNPEISQVSLGVRHNPSILISGHDLKDLEELLEQTEGTGVDVYTHSEMLPAHYYPQLKKYKHLAGNYGNAWWKQKEEFESFNGPILFTSNCIVPPRANASYKDRIYITGACGLEGAHYIPERKDGKPKDFSSLIAHAKQCQPPVAIENGTIIGGFAHAQVTALADKVVDAVKSGAIRKFFVMAGCDGRMKNREYYTEFAQKLPGDTVILTAGCAKYRYNKLALGDINGIPRVLDAGQCNDSYSLAVIALKLKEIFGLDDVNQLPIVYNIAWYEQKAVIVLLALLALGVKHIHLGPTLPAFLSPNVKNVLIEQFGIGGISTVDEDIVKFLS from the coding sequence ATGAGTATGTTCTGTTATCAATGTCAAGAAACCGCAATGGGTATCGGTTGTACCTTGAAAGGTGTATGCGGTAAAACTTCTGAAGTAGCTAACCTGCAAGACCTACTACTCTTCGTAGTACGTGGAATTGCTGTCTACAACGAACATCTGCGTAAAGATGGACATCCTTCCGGACAAGCAGACAAATTTATCTATGATGCTTTATTCATCACGATCACCAACGCCAATTTTGATAAATCGGCTATTACTGAAAAGATCAAAGAAGGACTGAAACTGAAAAAAGAACTTGCCAACAAGATAAAGATTGAAAATGCTCCTGACGAATGTCTTTGGAATGGAAGCGAAGAGGAGTTTGAAGAGAAATCAAAAACTGTCGGTGTACTTCGCACCCCCAACGAAGATATCCGATCACTGAAAGAACTTGTACATTATGGCCTGAAAGGGATGGCTGCCTACGTAGAGCATGCGCATAACCTAGGCTACGAGTCACCGGAAATATTTACTTTCATGCAGCATGCCTTGTCCGAACTGACTCGCAATGATATTACAGTGGAAGAACTGGTTCAGCTGACTTTGGAAACAGGAAAGCATGGAGTATCGGCAATGGCACAGTTGGATAAAGCGAATACCAATAGCTACGGAAATCCGGAAATCTCACAAGTGAGTCTCGGTGTACGCCATAATCCGAGTATATTAATCAGCGGACATGATTTGAAAGACCTAGAAGAGTTATTGGAACAAACGGAGGGTACAGGAGTAGATGTATATACTCACAGCGAAATGTTGCCTGCACATTATTACCCTCAACTAAAGAAGTACAAGCATCTGGCAGGAAACTACGGAAATGCCTGGTGGAAGCAGAAAGAGGAATTTGAAAGTTTCAACGGTCCTATCTTGTTCACCAGTAACTGTATCGTTCCGCCACGTGCAAATGCCAGTTACAAGGATCGTATATACATCACAGGAGCCTGCGGTTTGGAAGGGGCACATTACATCCCCGAACGCAAAGACGGAAAACCGAAAGATTTTTCTTCTCTGATTGCGCATGCCAAACAATGTCAGCCACCGGTAGCCATTGAAAACGGAACGATTATCGGAGGATTCGCTCATGCACAGGTGACAGCCCTGGCAGATAAAGTAGTGGACGCTGTGAAGAGCGGAGCTATCCGTAAATTCTTTGTAATGGCAGGGTGCGACGGACGTATGAAAAACCGTGAATATTATACGGAATTTGCTCAAAAATTACCTGGTGACACCGTGATTCTTACTGCCGGTTGTGCCAAATACAGATATAATAAACTGGCTTTAGGTGATATCAACGGGATTCCGAGAGTGTTGGATGCAGGGCAATGTAACGACAGCTACTCACTGGCTGTCATCGCTTTAAAACTGAAAGAGATCTTCGGACTGGATGATGTAAATCAGTTGCCTATCGTATACAATATCGCTTGGTACGAACAAAAGGCAGTTATTGTTTTATTGGCATTACTGGCTTTAGGAGTGAAACATATTCATCTGGGACCTACTCTCCCCGCTTTCCTTTCACCGAACGTAAAGAACGTATTGATCGAACAATTCGGAATCGGAGGCATCAGCACAGTAGATGAGGATATTGTGAAGTTCCTATCCTAA
- a CDS encoding uracil-xanthine permease family protein: MDSNDLTPLRKGVVGVQFLFVAFGATVLVPLLVGLDPSTALFTAGIGTLIFHAVTRGKVPVFLGSSFAFIAPIIKATELYGLPGTLSGMVGVALVYFVMSALVKWQGVRVIERLFPPVVIGPVIILIGLSLAETGVNMAKENWVLAILSLVAAVVVSMKAKGLLRLIPIFCGIVVGYLSAWLFYDLDLSGVRDAPWIGLPQFVFPKFSWEPVLFMIPVAIAPVIEHIGDIYVVNAVTGKDFVKEPGLHRTLLGDGMACFCAGLLGGPPVTTYSEVTGAMALTKITNPQVIRIAAISAILFSVIGKISALLRSIPSAVLGGIMLLLFGTIACAGIGNLVNNSIDLSRTRNIIIVSLTLTVGIGGAAFNWGDFSLSGIGLAALVGVLLNLILPGED; encoded by the coding sequence ATGGATTCAAATGATCTTACACCTTTGAGGAAAGGGGTGGTGGGGGTACAATTCTTGTTTGTAGCTTTCGGAGCTACGGTACTCGTGCCGTTATTGGTGGGGCTTGACCCTTCTACTGCTCTGTTTACAGCAGGTATTGGTACGCTTATTTTTCATGCGGTTACGCGTGGAAAGGTTCCTGTCTTTTTGGGGAGTAGCTTCGCATTTATTGCGCCTATCATTAAAGCGACAGAACTTTATGGGTTGCCCGGCACCTTATCCGGCATGGTTGGAGTAGCGCTAGTTTACTTTGTGATGAGTGCACTTGTCAAATGGCAGGGAGTGAGGGTGATTGAACGGCTGTTTCCTCCTGTTGTCATAGGACCTGTCATCATTCTGATTGGTTTGTCATTGGCGGAAACGGGAGTGAACATGGCTAAAGAGAACTGGGTACTGGCGATACTTTCGTTGGTTGCCGCAGTCGTTGTTTCAATGAAGGCCAAGGGGCTTTTGAGACTGATTCCTATCTTCTGCGGAATTGTTGTAGGGTATCTTTCTGCATGGCTTTTTTACGATTTGGATTTATCCGGTGTCAGGGATGCTCCCTGGATTGGATTGCCGCAGTTTGTCTTTCCTAAATTCTCATGGGAACCTGTGTTGTTTATGATTCCGGTAGCCATTGCTCCGGTGATAGAACATATTGGTGATATCTATGTAGTTAATGCGGTTACAGGAAAAGATTTTGTGAAAGAGCCGGGATTGCATCGTACTTTATTGGGGGATGGTATGGCGTGTTTTTGTGCCGGATTGTTGGGTGGTCCTCCTGTGACAACCTATTCGGAGGTGACCGGAGCCATGGCCCTGACAAAAATAACCAATCCGCAAGTGATAAGAATAGCTGCTATTTCCGCTATCTTATTCTCTGTTATCGGTAAAATAAGTGCATTATTAAGATCCATTCCAAGTGCGGTACTGGGCGGTATCATGTTATTGCTTTTTGGAACGATTGCTTGTGCGGGCATTGGTAATCTTGTGAATAATAGCATTGATTTGAGTCGTACAAGAAATATAATCATTGTGTCTTTGACACTGACTGTCGGTATTGGTGGCGCTGCTTTTAATTGGGGCGATTTTTCATTGTCCGGCATTGGACTGGCAGCTTTGGTGGGAGTACTTCTTAATTTAATATTGCCTGGAGAAGATTGA
- a CDS encoding potassium/proton antiporter, with amino-acid sequence MIFTAENTLLIGSILLFVSIVVGKTGYRFGVPTLLLFLVVGMLFGSDGLGLQFHDAKEAQFIGMVALSIILFSGGMDTKFREIKPILGPGIVLSTVGVLLTALFTGLFIWWISGMSWSNIYLPITTSLLLASTMSSTDSASVFAILRSQKMNLKHHLRPMLELESGSNDPMAYMLTIVLIQFIQSAGMGVGSIVGSFIIQFIVGAAAGYILGKLAIRMLNKLNIDNQALYPILLLAFVFFTFSITDLLKGNGYLAVYIAGIMVGNNKIMHRKDIYTFMDGLTWLFQIIMFLCLGLLVNPHEMLEVAAVALLIGVFMIIIGRPLSVFLCLLPFRKITMKSRIFVSWVGLRGAVPIIFATYPVVAGIEGSNLIFNIVFFITIVSLVVQGTTISFTARILNLSKPLEKTGNDFGVELPEEIDSDLSDMTITKSMLEEADTLKDMNLPKGTLVMIVKRGDEFLIPNGTLKLHEGDKLLLISEKSKEEDTDSE; translated from the coding sequence ATGATATTTACAGCAGAAAACACACTACTTATCGGTTCTATCTTACTTTTCGTCAGCATCGTCGTTGGAAAAACCGGATACCGCTTTGGAGTACCTACCTTATTACTGTTCCTCGTAGTAGGAATGTTGTTTGGAAGTGACGGCCTCGGTCTGCAATTCCACGATGCGAAAGAGGCTCAATTTATCGGTATGGTGGCCCTTAGTATTATCCTTTTCTCAGGAGGGATGGATACGAAATTCAGAGAAATCAAACCTATTCTAGGTCCCGGTATCGTGCTTTCCACTGTCGGAGTATTACTCACAGCCCTTTTCACCGGACTCTTTATCTGGTGGATATCCGGTATGAGCTGGTCTAATATCTATTTACCTATCACTACTTCCCTGCTTTTGGCCTCTACCATGTCGTCTACCGACTCGGCTTCGGTGTTCGCCATCCTCCGCTCACAGAAGATGAACTTGAAACACCACCTTCGTCCCATGCTGGAACTGGAGAGCGGAAGTAATGACCCGATGGCCTATATGCTGACCATTGTCCTGATACAGTTCATTCAGTCGGCAGGTATGGGAGTCGGATCCATCGTCGGATCTTTCATCATCCAGTTCATCGTTGGTGCTGCTGCCGGATATATACTTGGAAAGCTGGCCATCCGAATGTTGAATAAGCTCAATATTGATAATCAGGCCTTGTATCCTATCTTATTACTTGCATTTGTGTTTTTCACTTTCTCTATCACCGACTTACTGAAAGGTAACGGTTACCTTGCCGTATATATTGCGGGTATCATGGTAGGAAACAATAAAATCATGCATCGTAAAGACATCTACACCTTTATGGACGGACTGACTTGGTTGTTCCAAATCATCATGTTCCTTTGCCTGGGATTGCTTGTCAACCCGCACGAGATGCTGGAAGTAGCTGCTGTAGCATTGTTGATTGGTGTCTTCATGATTATTATCGGCCGCCCGTTAAGCGTGTTCCTCTGTCTGCTTCCATTCCGGAAAATCACGATGAAATCACGCATTTTCGTATCCTGGGTAGGCTTACGCGGTGCAGTTCCTATCATCTTTGCTACCTATCCGGTAGTGGCGGGCATAGAAGGTTCGAACCTTATTTTCAACATTGTATTCTTTATTACTATTGTCTCATTGGTCGTACAGGGAACTACCATTTCTTTCACCGCCCGGATTTTGAATCTTTCCAAACCGCTGGAAAAAACCGGTAACGACTTCGGAGTGGAACTTCCGGAAGAAATTGACTCTGACCTTAGTGACATGACTATCACTAAAAGTATGCTGGAAGAAGCAGATACATTGAAAGATATGAATCTTCCGAAAGGCACACTGGTAATGATCGTGAAGCGCGGAGATGAGTTCCTGATTCCCAACGGAACGCTGAAACTGCATGAAGGAGATAAACTGTTACTTATTTCCGAAAAGTCCAAAGAAGAAGATACTGATTCAGAATAA
- a CDS encoding long-chain fatty acid--CoA ligase, translated as MEQEHQFIDYIEQSIIKNWDKDALTDYKGITLQYKDVARKIAKFHIVLESAGIQPGDKIAVCGRNSAHWAVTFLATITYGAVTVPILHEFKADNIHNIVNHSEAKLLFVGDQAWENLNEEAMPLLEGIASLTDFSALVSRNKKLTYAFEHRNAIYGQQYPKNFRPEHICYRKDRPEELAIINYTSGTTGYSKGVMLPYRSLWSNVAYCFEMLPVKPGDHIVSMLPMGHVFGMVYDFLYGFSAGAHIYFLTRMPSPKIISQSFSEIKPRVISCVPLIVEKIIKKDILPKVDSKIGKLLLKVPIVNDKIKSLARQAAMEIFGGNFDEIIIGGAPFNAEVEVFLKKIGFPYTIAYGMTECGPIICSSRWETLKLASCGKATSRMEVRIDSPDPKTHAGEIVCRGMNMMLGYYKNPEATAQIIDANGWLHTGDLGTLDEEGYVTVRGRSKNLLLTSSGQNIYPEEIESKLNNMPYVSESLIVLQHEKLVALIYPDFDDAFAHGLQQADIQKVMEQNRIELNQQLPNYSQISKIKIHFEEFEKTAKKSIKRFMYQEAKG; from the coding sequence ATGGAACAAGAACATCAGTTCATTGATTATATTGAGCAAAGCATCATCAAAAACTGGGATAAAGATGCCTTAACTGACTATAAAGGAATTACCCTCCAATATAAAGATGTAGCGCGTAAAATCGCTAAATTTCACATCGTTTTGGAAAGCGCCGGCATCCAGCCGGGAGATAAAATAGCCGTTTGCGGACGTAACAGTGCTCATTGGGCGGTTACTTTCCTGGCGACCATCACTTACGGAGCTGTTACTGTTCCCATTTTGCATGAATTCAAGGCAGATAATATTCATAATATCGTCAACCATTCCGAGGCCAAATTACTTTTCGTCGGCGATCAGGCATGGGAGAATCTGAACGAAGAAGCCATGCCTTTGTTAGAGGGTATCGCTTCACTGACAGATTTCTCGGCATTAGTGTCCCGGAACAAAAAACTCACTTACGCATTTGAACACCGGAATGCTATTTATGGTCAACAGTATCCCAAGAACTTTCGCCCGGAACATATTTGTTACCGGAAAGATCGTCCGGAAGAACTGGCTATCATCAACTATACTTCCGGTACCACAGGCTACTCTAAAGGAGTGATGCTCCCTTATCGCAGTCTTTGGTCGAACGTAGCTTATTGCTTCGAAATGCTTCCCGTTAAACCGGGAGATCATATCGTTTCCATGTTGCCAATGGGACACGTGTTCGGTATGGTATATGATTTCCTTTACGGATTCTCTGCTGGTGCACACATCTATTTCCTGACGCGTATGCCGTCTCCGAAAATCATTTCCCAATCTTTCTCTGAAATCAAACCCAGAGTGATTTCTTGTGTACCGTTGATTGTGGAAAAGATTATCAAGAAAGATATTCTTCCTAAAGTAGACAGCAAAATCGGCAAGTTATTGCTGAAAGTGCCTATTGTGAACGATAAAATCAAATCACTGGCACGGCAAGCTGCCATGGAAATCTTCGGTGGGAACTTTGATGAGATTATTATCGGAGGTGCTCCTTTCAATGCGGAAGTAGAGGTTTTCCTTAAAAAAATAGGTTTCCCCTACACCATCGCTTACGGTATGACCGAATGTGGTCCGATTATTTGTTCCAGCCGTTGGGAAACACTGAAACTTGCTTCCTGCGGAAAGGCAACCAGTCGGATGGAAGTCCGCATAGACTCACCGGACCCGAAAACGCATGCCGGAGAAATCGTATGCAGAGGAATGAATATGATGCTGGGCTATTATAAAAATCCGGAAGCTACCGCACAAATTATTGACGCTAACGGTTGGCTGCATACCGGTGACCTCGGTACGTTGGATGAAGAAGGTTATGTAACAGTCCGCGGACGTAGTAAAAACCTGCTTCTCACCTCTAGCGGACAGAATATCTATCCCGAAGAGATTGAAAGTAAGCTAAACAACATGCCGTATGTTTCAGAATCACTGATTGTCTTACAGCACGAAAAGTTGGTGGCACTGATCTACCCGGATTTCGATGATGCTTTCGCTCATGGATTGCAGCAGGCGGATATTCAGAAAGTAATGGAGCAAAACCGTATTGAATTGAATCAACAGCTGCCTAACTATTCCCAAATAAGCAAGATAAAAATCCACTTTGAAGAATTTGAAAAGACAGCGAAAAAGTCAATCAAACGCTTTATGTATCAAGAAGCAAAGGGATAA